The Deltaproteobacteria bacterium region CCTGGTGTTCTTTGGTGACCGTAAGAGATAAGCCGTTTCTTCAAGGGCTTCATAGTCCTCAAGTGACATAATGACCACAGAGTTAGAGGTTTTACGTGTTACGATTACCGGCGCGCGGTCTTGACATACTTTTTCCATTGTTTTCGCAAGGTTTTGCCTGGCGGCTGTATAGGTTATAGCTTCCATAAAGCACCTCCTGTACAAATTATTGTACATATAAAAATGCTGTTGTCAAGCGCGTATTTGGAGCCCCAACAAGCCATGGGTTCGGCGCACCAAGAGAGTCGATGATGTATTCGGCAGGTTGCACAAGCCGGGAAGGAAGCCCGTTTCCATTGAGAAGATGTACGCTGGGATAAGGCGGAAAATGCAGGCGAGTCTTGGATACT contains the following coding sequences:
- a CDS encoding type II toxin-antitoxin system prevent-host-death family antitoxin, which produces MEAITYTAARQNLAKTMEKVCQDRAPVIVTRKTSNSVVIMSLEDYEALEETAYLLRSPKNTR